Below is a genomic region from Deinococcus koreensis.
GGTCGAAGCCGCCCAGCGCCTGAAGGCGCAGATACCCCTTGTCGTCGATGAAGCGCACCAGGAAACCGATCTCGTCCATATGGGCGCTGACCATCACGCGCTCGGGGCGCTCGCCCTTCTTCGGTTTGCGGCCCGCACGCCGGGCGATCACGTTGCCCAGGGCGTCCACCCGCACCTCGTCCACCAGCCCCTGGAGCTCGCGCAGCACGAAGTCGCGCACGGCGTCCTCCTGCCCCGGCACCCCCGGCAGGTTCGAGAGCTGCATCAGCACGTCCAGGCGGAGTTCGGGAGCAGAGGGGGGCATGGCGGTCAGGATAGGGGTTCGGGAACCTCCGCGGTTGACCGGGCGTTCAGTTCATTCGGCCCGTCTGGGACGACCGGGGCGGGCGCCGGGGGGGCGGGCCGCAGGTCGGTGCCGTTGAACCGCAGCTGGGCCTCCGCCAGCCCGGAGTCGGCCCACACCGCCACCGCGTCGGCGCCCAGGCGCACGAGTTCGGCCAGGGTCGCCGCTTCCTCCGGGCGCCAGCGGCTGAGTACCCAGTCGCTGACCTCCCAGCCCGCCGGGGGCCGTGAGATGCCGATCTTCAGGCGCGCGAAACCCTCGTGCCCGAGCAGCCGGATGATGTCGCGCACGCCGTTCTGCCCGCCGTGCCGCCCGCCCAGCCGCAGCCTGAGCAGCCCGAACGGACTGTCGAGGTCGTCCTGCACGGCCAGCAGCGCGTCTGCCTCCAGCTTGTAGAAGGACACCAGCGGCGCCACCGCCTTGCCCGCCGCGTTCATGAAGGTCTGCGGCTTGACCAGCAGCACCTTCACGCCGGGGGCCGCGCCCAGGCGCACCTCGGCCACCTCGGCGTCCTTGCCCTCCCGGCGCCACGCCGCCCCGGCGCGCCGGGCGACCTCGTCGACCACCAGCCAGCCCACGTTGTGGCGGGTCTGCGCGTACTGGCTGCCCGGATTGCCCAGGCCCACCACGACCCGCATCAGGCCTCCAGGCTGCCCTGCAGCACCTCGCGCCAGCGCGCCTCGGTCTCGCGCACGCGGGGGTCGCCCTTGGCCCGCGCGTAGCCGGCCCGGAACTCGGCGAAGCGCGTGTCGGTCTCCGCGAACAGCAGGCCCAGCGCGCCGCGCACGTCGGTCACGTTGCGCTCGCTCAGGGTGGTGTCCTTGGCGTCCAGCACCTCGTCGAGGGTCGCCATGATGCCCGACAGGGGCCGCAGCCACTGGAACGCCGGATCGTTCATGACCAGCGAGTAGAGTGCGAAGGGGCCGGCGACCGGGCCGTGCAGGAACTCGTACTCGCCCTTGGCGAAGTCCAGCAGCGCCGAGTGGAAGTGCCGCAGCGCCGGCACCAGGGCGCTCAGTTTCGCGCGGATCGGGGCGTCAGGGGCAGAGGCAGTCATGGGCGCAGGGTATCAAGGCCGGCCACGCCGCGGACGATCCTTCCTTTGCCCAATCCTTCCGTTGCCCCGCTGAGCCCGAAGGCCTGAGCCGGGCAAAAAGGCATATCGCCCAGGGGGTCGGGGCTGATCTCGCTGCCGGGTTCGGCGCCGGGCCTGTCCAACACCCCTCCGTTTCAGCCCATCTCCATCAGCGGTGGGGGCCGCCGTGACGGTATCCTGCCCCAGCACTCCAGCGACAGGCAGCACGCCCGCCCCGCGGCCCCCGGGGTTCGACCTCCCCCAGCCCCACAGGACGACCCAGTGAAGACGGCATGGTGATGTCCAGACCGGATCAGGAGAGCGGCGTGGTGTTGCCGACCCTCCCCGAACGACCCGTGGGCCAGGGCGCCCACACGGCCGGCGACGCCTCGCGGTTGGGCGCCCACCCCCTGAGCTGGAAGCTGTGGCTCACCCTCACCGCCCTGACCGTGGCGACCCTGGCCCTGCTCGTCGTCTTCTCGCCCAGGCTGCATCCCCCCTTCGATCCGGATCGGCTCTGCACGGCCATCCCGGCCCGCGTCTCGCCGCCGCAGCGCTGCGCGTAAGCCCTGAGCCTGCCCGCCCCCTGCCGATCCAGACGACCTCCCAGACCAGACGACCTACCAGCCCATGCTGCCGGGGCCACCCTTGAACGGCCCGACCACGGTGGACGTGATCCAGCCCCCGTAGAAGCCGCCCGGCTGCGGCGTGACCACCTCGCCGCCCACCCGGCACTCGTCCATGGGGCCGGCGTAGACGGCGACAAAGCCGGTCATGGGGACGAACGCGGGCGTGGGCGCTTCGTAGCTCCAGCCCGCCGCCTCGGCCACCCGGCCGCCCGCCGCGAGCGTCCAGTAGGTCGCCGGGCCCTTCCACTCGCAGACGCTGCGGCCCGGAGCGGGGCTGAGGACGCCGGGCACGAACGCCTCCCTGGGCAGGTAGTAGCTGGGCGGATGGCTGGTCTCCAGCACCCGGAAGGCCTGATCGGTGTCCGCGATCCTCACGCCCCCCAGGACGATCTCGATGCGCTGCCGGGCCCGTTCCAGGCGCGGCGGACGCGGGTAGTCCCAGACGCTCTCCTGGCCGGGAGCGGGCGGGGTGGGCTGGGGTCGGGAGCGGAACATGGCGCAGTGTCCGCCGCCGGACGCCCCCGGGCCGTCAGGGCGCTTACGGTTCGCGGCGCCCCCAGGCCCGCCGCTGTATTACCCTGATCCATGACCACCACAGACCGGACGACGCCGGGCCAGACCGGCCGGGACACGCACGCCGAGGCCCTGTCGCTGGACACGGCCGTGAATCTCGCGGAGATCGAGGTGCTGGGGCGCGCGGCGCTGGATCGCAACGCGCTGGAATACTACGCCTCCGGCGCCAACGACGGCCACACCCTGCGCGCCAACCGCGACGACTTCGCGCGGCTGCGGCTGCGGCCCCGCATGCTGGTGGACGTCTCGAGCGTGGACACGCGCACCGAGGTGCTGGGCCTGGAACTGCACAGCCCGATCGGCGTGGCGCCCAGCGCCTTCCACGGGCTGGCACACGAGCAGGCCGAGAAGGCGACTGCTCGCGCCGCCGCCGGCATGGGCAGCGTGATGACCCTGAGCACCTTCTCCAACACCCCGATCGCCGAGGTGGGCGAGGCCGCCTCCGGGCGCTTCTGGTTCCAGCTGTACCTGCTGAGCGACCGCGAACTCAGCAGAAGTGTGATCCAGCGGGCCGAGGCCAGCGGGGCCCGCGCGCTGGTGTTCACGGTGGACGCCCCCTACCTGGGCCGCCGCGAGCCCAACGAGCGCCACCGCTTCGCCCTGCCCCCGCACCTGAGCGCCCCGAACGTCAGCACCCGCGCCGAGCTGGCGCAGGTCGAGACCGACACCGGCTCGCAGCTCGCCAACTACTTCGCCAATCTGGTGGA
It encodes:
- the pth gene encoding aminoacyl-tRNA hydrolase translates to MRVVVGLGNPGSQYAQTRHNVGWLVVDEVARRAGAAWRREGKDAEVAEVRLGAAPGVKVLLVKPQTFMNAAGKAVAPLVSFYKLEADALLAVQDDLDSPFGLLRLRLGGRHGGQNGVRDIIRLLGHEGFARLKIGISRPPAGWEVSDWVLSRWRPEEAATLAELVRLGADAVAVWADSGLAEAQLRFNGTDLRPAPPAPAPVVPDGPNELNARSTAEVPEPLS
- a CDS encoding DUF427 domain-containing protein, with the translated sequence MFRSRPQPTPPAPGQESVWDYPRPPRLERARQRIEIVLGGVRIADTDQAFRVLETSHPPSYYLPREAFVPGVLSPAPGRSVCEWKGPATYWTLAAGGRVAEAAGWSYEAPTPAFVPMTGFVAVYAGPMDECRVGGEVVTPQPGGFYGGWITSTVVGPFKGGPGSMGW
- a CDS encoding alpha-hydroxy acid oxidase; translation: MTTTDRTTPGQTGRDTHAEALSLDTAVNLAEIEVLGRAALDRNALEYYASGANDGHTLRANRDDFARLRLRPRMLVDVSSVDTRTEVLGLELHSPIGVAPSAFHGLAHEQAEKATARAAAGMGSVMTLSTFSNTPIAEVGEAASGRFWFQLYLLSDRELSRSVIQRAEASGARALVFTVDAPYLGRREPNERHRFALPPHLSAPNVSTRAELAQVETDTGSQLANYFANLVDKTFTWNDLDWLRAQTKLPIVLKGILTAEDAVLAAEHGCHIWVSNHGGRQLDTAVSSIEALPEVADAAAGRVEIYLDGGVTRGTDVLKAVALGAKAVFLGRAALWGLAAGGEGGVRRTLELLQNEFRLAMALSGKQTVGQLGRDLIKR